One segment of Rosa chinensis cultivar Old Blush chromosome 6, RchiOBHm-V2, whole genome shotgun sequence DNA contains the following:
- the LOC112174668 gene encoding ankyrin repeat and SAM domain-containing protein 6: protein MYADREEADAKRSIKERLNGNNFRDRRQVAGKRQRQDDKWEHDLYDDNEPQLSNRKVGDLRLKLQRKSFKQTSGTRSVSGVRDLREKLSGTMKPQPVNADPPRSKVEAAKSARRTIAVAAPAPETHKVANTTSRKKASKKVGTSVDEFLTSLDLEKYSITFQAEEVDMTALVHMTDEDLKALGIPMGPRKKILLALESRV from the exons ATGTACGCTGATCGAGAAGAAGCTGATGCCAAGAGGTCCATTAAAGAGCGTCTCAATGGCAACAACTTCAGGGATCGTAGACAAGTAGCCGGCAAAAG GCAGAGACAAGATGACAAGTGGGAGCATGATCTTTATGATGATAACGAACCTCAATTATCAA ATCGCAAAGTTGGGGACCTTCGTTTGAAGCTCCAGAGGAAAAGTTTCAAACAAACATCTGGAACAAGATCTGTTTCAGGTGTAAGGGACCTACGGGAAAAGCTATCCGGTACTATGAAGCCACAACCAGTGAATGCCGATCCACCAAGGTCAAAAGTAGAGGCTGCTAAATCAGCAAGGAGAACCATTGCTGTTGCAGCACCTGCACCAGAGACTCACAAAGTTGCCAACACAACATCTAGGAAGAAGGCTTCAAAAAAG GTTGGCACATCAGTGGACGAATTTTTGACATCCTTGGATCTTGAAAAGTATTCCATTACATTTCAGGCAGAGGAA GTTGATATGACGGCTCTTGTGCACATGACTGATGAGGATCTCAAGGCTCTAGGAATACCAATG GGTCCAAGGAAGAAGATTCTTTTGGCATTGGAAtcaagagtttga